A genomic window from Helicobacter pylori includes:
- a CDS encoding ATP-binding cassette domain-containing protein — MDTIKNIPLRTFVLLYKSSPKCVVLASITVLFIGIIPSINILVMIRLIDIVVDLLQNHTHFEYSLLLPTLLLWGVLLFLTHVFSGILSSLQTIIAEQFSISIITQLANKLTQVKNLSFFEDKDHTIKLNTIHNGLHIRPLNYVSNLFFNLQRIIGLISLFGILFSISIYLPFIMIFATVPCIFISNHIAKKHSASIDKLQDKKESIQNYLYSGLDNQKNKDNLLFNFMLNFHHKFIENKELYINHFVKIAQKNLMLTIYADILITTLSIALFFLMVFIILSKLIGVGAIAGYIQAFSSTQQQLQDLSFYGKWFFAINKYFENYFCILDYKMPKPETQIKLEEKIHSITFENISFSYPNSKLIFENFNLSLHSDKIYALVGKNASGKTTLIKLLLGFYIPNSGQIIINNKYSLQDLELNSYHQQMSAIFQDFSLYAGYSIDDNLFMQNNPTREQLKQKREMLKSFDENFQNCLNDYSNALFGTQYNGIDFSLGQKQRIATIRAFLKPSHCVVLDEPSSTIDPIIEKEFLDFIFKKSQSKMALIITHRMGSVKQADEIIVLDQGRLIEQGNFETLMKKQGLFYELFLKQQY, encoded by the coding sequence ATGGATACCATAAAAAACATTCCATTAAGAACTTTTGTTTTACTCTATAAAAGCTCACCAAAATGTGTTGTGTTGGCATCAATTACAGTGCTATTTATCGGCATTATTCCATCTATAAATATTCTTGTTATGATAAGATTGATTGATATTGTGGTAGACCTATTGCAAAATCATACGCATTTTGAATACAGCTTGCTGTTACCAACTTTGCTACTATGGGGAGTCTTGCTGTTTTTAACGCATGTGTTCTCAGGAATTTTATCAAGCTTGCAAACCATTATTGCCGAACAATTTTCTATAAGCATCATCACTCAGCTTGCCAATAAACTCACACAGGTTAAAAATCTAAGTTTTTTTGAGGATAAAGACCATACTATCAAGCTTAACACTATCCATAATGGACTGCACATCCGCCCCCTAAATTATGTCAGTAATCTATTTTTTAACTTGCAACGCATTATAGGGCTTATTAGTCTATTTGGTATATTATTTTCTATTAGTATTTATCTACCCTTTATAATGATTTTTGCAACAGTGCCTTGTATTTTCATCTCCAACCATATAGCAAAAAAACATAGTGCTTCCATAGATAAGCTTCAAGACAAAAAAGAGAGCATACAAAATTATCTATATTCTGGACTAGATAACCAAAAGAACAAGGACAACCTATTATTTAACTTCATGCTAAATTTTCATCATAAATTTATTGAAAACAAAGAATTATATATCAATCATTTTGTGAAAATCGCCCAAAAAAACTTAATGCTTACCATATATGCTGATATTTTAATCACTACTCTAAGTATCGCACTATTTTTTCTAATGGTTTTTATTATCCTTTCAAAATTAATTGGTGTGGGAGCAATTGCTGGGTATATCCAAGCATTTAGCTCTACCCAACAGCAACTACAAGATTTATCATTTTATGGAAAGTGGTTTTTTGCTATCAATAAATACTTTGAAAATTATTTCTGTATTTTAGATTACAAAATGCCAAAACCAGAAACACAAATCAAATTAGAAGAAAAAATCCATAGCATTACATTTGAAAATATTAGTTTCTCTTATCCTAATTCAAAACTTATTTTTGAAAACTTTAATCTCTCTTTACACTCTGATAAAATTTATGCACTAGTCGGCAAGAATGCTAGCGGAAAAACCACGCTGATTAAATTATTGCTAGGGTTTTATATCCCAAATTCAGGTCAAATTATTATCAATAACAAATACTCGTTACAGGATTTAGAGCTAAACAGCTACCACCAACAAATGAGTGCCATATTCCAAGATTTTTCTCTTTATGCTGGGTATAGCATTGATGATAATCTTTTCATGCAAAACAACCCCACAAGAGAGCAATTAAAGCAAAAGAGAGAAATGCTAAAATCTTTTGATGAAAATTTTCAAAATTGTCTTAATGATTATAGCAACGCATTATTTGGAACACAGTATAATGGGATAGATTTTTCTCTGGGTCAAAAGCAACGCATAGCCACTATAAGAGCCTTTTTAAAACCAAGTCATTGTGTTGTTTTAGATGAGCCAAGCAGTACTATTGACCCCATTATAGAAAAAGAGTTTTTGGATTTTATTTTTAAAAAATCGCAATCTAAGATGGCTTTAATCATTACACACCGCATGGGTAGCGTCAAACAGGCTGATGAAATTATTGTGTTAGATCAAGGCAGACTGATAGAACAAGGCAACTTTGAAACCCTTATGAAAAAACAGGGATTATTTTATGAATTGTTTTTGAAGCAACAATACTAA
- a CDS encoding 2-oxoacid:acceptor oxidoreductase family protein yields MEAQLRFTGVGGQGVLLAGEILAEAKIVSGGYGTKTSTYTSQVRGGPTKVDILLDRDEIIFPYAKEGEIDFMLSVAQISYNQFKSDIKKGGIVVIDPNLVTPTKEDEEKYQIYKIPIISIAKDEVGNIITQSVVALAITVELTKCVEENIVLDTMLKKVPAKVAETNKKAFEIGKKHALEALKK; encoded by the coding sequence ATGGAAGCGCAATTACGATTCACAGGCGTTGGAGGGCAGGGCGTGTTGCTAGCGGGAGAAATTTTAGCTGAAGCGAAAATCGTGAGCGGAGGCTATGGCACTAAGACTTCCACTTACACTTCGCAAGTGCGTGGCGGGCCTACTAAAGTGGATATTTTGCTGGATAGAGATGAGATTATTTTCCCTTATGCTAAAGAGGGCGAGATTGATTTCATGCTTTCAGTCGCTCAAATAAGCTATAACCAATTTAAAAGCGATATTAAAAAGGGCGGTATCGTTGTTATTGACCCTAATTTAGTAACCCCTACTAAAGAAGATGAAGAAAAGTATCAAATCTATAAAATCCCCATTATTAGCATCGCTAAAGATGAAGTGGGTAACATTATCACGCAATCTGTGGTGGCGTTAGCGATCACTGTGGAGCTTACTAAATGCGTAGAAGAAAATATCGTGCTAGACACCATGCTTAAAAAAGTCCCTGCAAAAGTCGCTGAAACAAACAAAAAAGCCTTTGAAATTGGCAAAAAACACGCTTTAGAAGCTTTGAAAAAATAA
- a CDS encoding disulfide bond formation protein B translates to MNKEARFYNLFSLAVLGILIFPVGLANFYFGYVLKDSPCIFCWVQRINMILIGAVALLVVRFGFKPKYIALLLLMASSGLYESFYHTSSHALEDVGQGFALAILGLHTQFWALFVFFSVVALLALLLFFAPNTQPFKDRSLNAFQKSAFFIFFIVVGSNAIQAFFSTGPFPYIGQSDPVRFSWNLKEAVWSMENWDHLKFPRSVLGRRDVGEPLKLSALPKDNDYNHSPLEITKTLKIEKKEELFLKLNGAITDLNFNEDNTMLITENQGLYLVGNDLKTIHSHMVLDSYYSATVGSFVGADFNEDENIVIMGNNKTSVEITPNKNANALKNFPYFLEGANSFDEVERSRLKTSRAKNYYISAARRGAKLTYLISAPNKRYKDLIIISMLNSDKQVHGEFLLELGHAKLKEKRELGELMISALALKDNKLYAFSKEFNTLLVIDPTKEEILEVYGLPKEIKNISAGGFRNNELVLVSYEENKNILYTLDF, encoded by the coding sequence ATGAATAAAGAAGCTAGATTTTACAACCTTTTTTCTTTAGCGGTTTTAGGGATTTTGATCTTTCCTGTGGGTTTGGCGAATTTTTATTTTGGCTATGTTTTGAAAGATTCCCCTTGTATTTTTTGCTGGGTGCAACGCATCAACATGATTTTAATAGGGGCGGTGGCACTTTTGGTGGTGCGTTTTGGGTTTAAGCCTAAATATATCGCTTTGTTGTTGCTCATGGCTAGCAGCGGGTTGTATGAGAGCTTTTATCATACTAGTAGCCATGCTTTAGAAGATGTGGGGCAAGGCTTTGCGCTCGCTATTTTGGGCTTGCACACGCAGTTTTGGGCGCTTTTTGTCTTTTTTAGCGTGGTGGCGCTGTTAGCGCTTTTACTCTTTTTTGCCCCCAATACCCAACCTTTTAAAGATCGTTCATTAAACGCGTTCCAAAAAAGCGCGTTTTTTATTTTCTTTATTGTGGTGGGTTCTAATGCGATACAGGCGTTTTTTTCTACCGGGCCTTTCCCTTATATAGGGCAAAGCGATCCGGTGCGCTTTTCTTGGAATTTGAAAGAAGCTGTCTGGTCTATGGAGAATTGGGATCATTTGAAATTCCCACGAAGCGTTTTGGGCAGAAGAGATGTGGGCGAGCCTTTGAAATTGAGCGCTTTGCCTAAAGACAATGATTACAACCATTCGCCTTTAGAAATTACTAAAACTCTAAAGATTGAAAAAAAAGAAGAGCTTTTTTTGAAATTGAATGGCGCGATTACGGATTTGAATTTCAATGAAGACAATACGATGCTTATCACAGAAAACCAAGGCCTTTATCTTGTGGGTAACGATTTAAAAACCATTCATAGCCACATGGTGTTGGATAGCTATTATAGCGCGACGGTGGGGTCGTTTGTGGGGGCGGATTTCAATGAAGATGAAAACATTGTGATCATGGGCAATAATAAAACGAGCGTGGAAATCACTCCTAACAAAAACGCTAATGCGCTTAAAAACTTCCCTTATTTTTTAGAGGGGGCTAACTCTTTTGATGAAGTGGAACGCAGCCGCTTAAAAACTTCTAGGGCGAAAAATTATTACATTAGCGCTGCAAGAAGAGGGGCTAAATTGACTTATTTGATCAGCGCTCCTAACAAACGCTATAAAGATTTGATCATTATCTCCATGCTCAATAGCGACAAACAAGTGCATGGGGAGTTTTTGCTTGAATTAGGCCATGCCAAGCTTAAAGAAAAAAGGGAATTGGGCGAATTAATGATCAGCGCGCTAGCTTTAAAAGACAATAAACTTTATGCATTCAGTAAGGAGTTTAACACGCTTTTAGTCATAGACCCCACAAAAGAAGAGATCCTTGAAGTTTATGGCTTGCCTAAAGAGATTAAAAACATCAGCGCTGGAGGGTTTAGAAACAATGAGCTTGTCCTTGTGAGCTATGAAGAGAATAAAAATATCCTCTATACCCTTGATTTTTAA
- a CDS encoding aminotransferase class I/II-fold pyridoxal phosphate-dependent enzyme gives MFSKSLEALHHAKRYRKRELFDPLLRDYASNDYLGLSVKKDLLQNAFNKLQFFDTHSPKASMLVNGYHPLHAQLENQLAALLGFESALLVGSGFLGNLALIDTLLVKNALLFMDEHYHASGIFSAKAKPNQVVFFSHNDAKDLKQKLFNAPKNKLKFIAIEGVYSMDASIAPYDFYEIIQEIPNAFLIVDEAHSFGTIGENLLGFLEYHRIKEKEKIIKLSTFSKALASYGACILAPLQVVEFLINRAKSVIYTTALSLLDTALTLAHLEYFIVQKKELKTKLNQHQQIIFETLGVRTLAGFFTLEFENNPALLNAHHFLKEKGFLVGAIRPPTVSKPLLRVSLSLKNSLEDTKELANTLLNYSKIQSPFKSG, from the coding sequence ATGTTTTCTAAATCTTTAGAAGCCTTACACCATGCCAAACGATACCGCAAAAGAGAGTTGTTTGACCCTTTATTAAGGGATTACGCTTCTAATGATTATTTGGGCTTGAGCGTTAAAAAGGATTTGCTTCAAAACGCTTTTAATAAGCTCCAATTCTTTGACACTCATTCCCCCAAAGCTTCCATGCTCGTGAATGGCTACCACCCTTTGCATGCACAATTAGAAAACCAATTAGCCGCTTTGCTAGGGTTTGAAAGCGCTCTTTTAGTGGGGAGTGGTTTTTTAGGCAATCTGGCTTTAATAGACACTCTTTTAGTCAAAAACGCTCTCTTGTTTATGGACGAACACTACCATGCAAGCGGGATTTTTAGCGCCAAAGCCAAACCTAACCAAGTGGTTTTTTTCTCGCACAATGACGCTAAAGATTTGAAACAAAAACTCTTTAACGCCCCTAAAAACAAACTCAAATTCATAGCCATTGAGGGGGTTTATTCTATGGATGCAAGCATCGCCCCTTATGATTTTTATGAAATCATTCAAGAAATCCCTAACGCTTTTTTAATCGTAGATGAAGCCCATAGTTTTGGGACTATCGGCGAAAATTTACTAGGCTTTTTAGAATATCATCGCATCAAAGAAAAAGAAAAGATTATCAAACTCAGCACTTTCTCTAAAGCGCTTGCAAGCTATGGGGCGTGTATTTTAGCCCCCTTACAAGTGGTAGAGTTTTTAATCAATCGCGCCAAAAGCGTGATTTACACCACCGCTTTGAGCTTGTTAGACACCGCTTTGACTTTAGCCCATTTAGAATACTTTATTGTGCAAAAAAAAGAGTTGAAAACAAAGCTCAATCAACACCAACAGATTATTTTTGAAACCTTAGGCGTTAGAACGCTCGCAGGATTTTTTACTTTAGAATTTGAAAACAATCCCGCTCTTTTAAACGCCCATCATTTTTTGAAAGAAAAAGGGTTTTTAGTGGGAGCTATCCGCCCTCCTACGGTTTCTAAACCTCTTTTGCGCGTCTCTTTATCTCTTAAAAACAGCCTAGAAGACACCAAAGAGCTTGCAAACACCCTTTTAAATTATTCTAAAATACAATCTCCTTTTAAAAGTGGTTAA
- a CDS encoding HAD-IA family hydrolase: MRKFLDGAKSEVLKYDVISFDIFDTLLLRPFIKPTDLFSYIETKYNIKGFCQARILAEMQSREVSKEQDITLDEIYHQIPKEFSSYKEVEIATEKEMLIPNLEMLELYHFAKENNKRVVIVSDMYLPLEVLEDILVSKGFGGYTNFYLSNHIMLTKHSKDLFKHVLKQENIAHTQMLHIGDNSWADDAMPKSLGIATLFRKSVLKQLEEVFPKYKTFSPTSVAQSFILGSLCVFYKNYIQTHEKFDYWFLLGVMQAGIVAVAYCRFIYKEIHKRNIGTLVFVARDGYLLQKIFNILYPNSYKTAYVYAPRILKKAVFLEVVENESLEILRILEGEEEVKKKQITTNQQAYAYIYSNFEHCRHLALKCLDNYRKYLFSQNLEGNIAIVDTITMGYSSQELMQKALNKEVFGCYVDLIRILNYDCVSFLPFSHPKSIYFHNWDFMEFLLTSPEYPILNVENGVPIYQKDVSSCEKHRSEAYQKIVEGAVEYALYFKESQVSLDIHDVIEWVNFFIDNPSIQDQERFKQIYFLPDATHKNALPLFCNDVSLLSCILRPSQSYGILKRSLRTNKQERLFKILSLIKKIYGKLKKKS; the protein is encoded by the coding sequence ATGCGCAAATTTTTGGATGGGGCAAAAAGTGAGGTTTTAAAATATGATGTGATTTCTTTTGATATTTTTGACACCCTTCTTTTAAGACCTTTTATTAAACCCACAGATTTGTTCTCGTATATTGAAACCAAATATAATATCAAAGGTTTTTGTCAAGCAAGGATTTTAGCAGAAATGCAATCTAGAGAAGTGAGTAAAGAACAAGACATCACTCTAGATGAAATTTATCATCAAATTCCAAAAGAGTTTTCTTCGTATAAGGAAGTAGAAATCGCCACTGAAAAAGAGATGCTCATTCCAAATTTAGAGATGTTAGAACTCTATCATTTCGCTAAAGAGAACAATAAGAGAGTGGTTATTGTATCAGATATGTATTTGCCTTTAGAGGTCCTTGAAGACATTTTAGTTTCTAAAGGTTTTGGTGGTTATACAAATTTCTATCTCAGTAATCATATAATGCTTACTAAACATTCAAAAGATTTGTTTAAACATGTTTTAAAACAAGAAAATATTGCTCACACGCAAATGTTGCATATTGGTGATAATTCTTGGGCAGATGATGCTATGCCTAAAAGTTTAGGTATAGCGACGCTATTTAGAAAAAGCGTGTTGAAGCAATTAGAAGAAGTTTTTCCTAAATACAAAACATTTAGTCCAACCAGTGTTGCACAAAGCTTTATTTTAGGATCTTTGTGCGTTTTTTATAAGAACTATATTCAAACACATGAAAAATTTGACTATTGGTTTCTTTTGGGAGTGATGCAAGCAGGGATTGTAGCCGTTGCTTATTGCCGGTTTATCTATAAAGAGATTCATAAAAGAAATATTGGCACTTTGGTGTTTGTTGCACGAGATGGTTATTTGTTGCAAAAAATTTTTAATATTTTATATCCAAATTCATATAAAACTGCTTATGTCTATGCTCCTAGAATTTTAAAAAAAGCGGTATTTTTGGAAGTCGTGGAGAATGAGAGTTTGGAAATTTTGCGTATTTTAGAAGGCGAAGAAGAAGTTAAAAAGAAGCAAATCACCACTAACCAACAAGCATACGCGTATATTTATAGCAACTTTGAACATTGCCGCCATTTAGCGTTAAAATGTTTGGATAATTATAGAAAATATTTGTTTTCACAAAATTTAGAAGGCAATATTGCTATTGTGGATACGATCACTATGGGTTATTCTTCGCAAGAATTAATGCAAAAAGCTTTAAATAAAGAAGTTTTTGGATGCTATGTGGATCTCATCAGAATTTTAAATTATGATTGCGTGAGTTTCTTGCCTTTTTCACACCCTAAATCCATTTATTTTCATAATTGGGATTTTATGGAGTTTTTGCTAACAAGCCCTGAATACCCTATTTTAAATGTAGAAAATGGCGTTCCAATCTATCAAAAAGATGTTTCATCTTGTGAAAAACACCGCTCTGAAGCTTATCAAAAAATAGTAGAAGGGGCTGTTGAATATGCTTTGTATTTTAAAGAAAGTCAAGTTTCTTTAGACATTCATGATGTGATAGAATGGGTAAATTTCTTTATTGACAACCCTAGCATTCAAGATCAAGAGCGGTTTAAACAAATCTATTTTCTTCCAGACGCAACGCATAAAAACGCTCTGCCCTTGTTTTGCAACGATGTTTCTTTATTGTCTTGCATTTTAAGACCTTCACAAAGTTATGGCATATTAAAAAGAAGTCTTAGGACAAACAAGCAAGAGAGGTTGTTTAAAATATTATCTCTAATCAAAAAAATCTATGGGAAGTTAAAAAAGAAATCGTAA
- a CDS encoding tumor necrosis factor alpha-inducing protein yields MLEKSFLKSKQLVLCGLGVLMLQACTCPNTSQRNSFLQDVPYWMLQNRSQYLTQGVDSSHIVDGKKTEEIEKIATKRATIRVAQNIVHKLKEDYLSKSNRIKQKITNEMFIQMTQAIYDSLMNVDRLGIYINPNNEEVFALVRARSFDKDVLSEGLHKLSLDNQAVSILVAKVEEIFKDSINYGDIKVPIAM; encoded by the coding sequence GTGTTAGAAAAATCTTTCTTAAAAAGCAAGCAATTAGTTTTATGCGGACTGGGCGTTTTGATGTTACAGGCTTGCACTTGCCCAAACACTTCACAAAGAAATTCTTTTTTACAAGATGTGCCTTATTGGATGTTGCAAAATCGCAGTCAGTATCTCACGCAAGGGGTGGATAGCTCGCACATTGTAGATGGTAAAAAAACTGAAGAGATAGAAAAAATCGCTACCAAAAGAGCGACAATAAGAGTGGCTCAAAATATCGTGCATAAACTTAAAGAGGATTATCTCTCCAAATCCAACCGCATTAAGCAAAAGATCACTAATGAAATGTTTATCCAAATGACGCAAGCCATTTATGATAGCTTAATGAATGTGGATCGTTTAGGCATTTATATCAATCCTAATAATGAAGAAGTGTTTGCGTTGGTGCGTGCGCGTTCCTTTGATAAGGATGTTTTGAGCGAAGGGTTGCATAAATTATCTTTAGACAATCAAGCGGTGAGTATCCTTGTGGCTAAAGTGGAAGAAATCTTTAAAGATTCTATCAACTACGGAGACATTAAAGTCCCTATAGCCATGTAG
- the pbp1a gene encoding penicillin-binding protein 1A, translated as MLKKIFYGFIVLFLIIIGLLAILVAQVWVNTDKDIAKIKDYHPSVASQILDRKGRLIANIYDKEFRFYARFEEIPPRFIESLLAVEDTLFFEHGGINLDAIMRAMIKNAKSGRYTEGGSTLTQQLVKNMVLTREKTLTRKLKEAIISIRVEQVLSKEEILERYLNQTFFGHGYYGVKTASLGYFKKPLDKLTLKEIAMLVALPRAPSFYDPNKNLEFSLSRANDILRRLYSLGWISSNELKSALNEVPIVYNQTSTQNIAPYVVDEVLKQLDQLDGLKTKGYIIKLTIDLDYQRLALESLRFGRQKILEKIAKEKPKADAFNESEDDLNASMVVTDTNTGKILALVGGIDYKKSAFNRATQAKRQFGSAIKPFVYQIAFDNGYSTTSKIPDTARNFENGNYSKNSEQNHAWHPSNYSRKFLGLVTLQEALSHSLNLATINLSDQLGFEKIYQSLSDMGFKNLPRDLSIVLGSFAISPIEAAEKYSLFSNYGTMLKPMLIESITDQQNDVKTFTPIETRKITSKEQAFLTLSVLMNAVENGTGRSARIKGLEIAGKTGTSNNNVDAWFIGFTPTLQSVIWFGRDDNTPISKGATGGIVSAPVYSHFMRNILAIEPSLKRKFDVPKGLRKEIVDKIPYYSTPNSITPTPKKIGDSEERLLF; from the coding sequence ATGCTAAAAAAGATTTTTTATGGTTTTATCGTTTTATTTTTAATTATTATAGGGTTATTAGCCATTCTTGTCGCTCAAGTTTGGGTGAATACGGATAAAGATATTGCCAAGATTAAAGATTATCATCCGAGCGTTGCTTCACAAATTTTAGACCGAAAAGGGCGATTGATTGCCAATATTTATGACAAAGAATTCCGTTTTTACGCGCGTTTTGAAGAAATCCCCCCACGATTCATTGAAAGCCTTTTAGCGGTAGAAGACACCCTCTTTTTTGAACATGGGGGGATCAATTTAGACGCTATCATGCGCGCTATGATTAAAAACGCTAAAAGCGGTCGTTACACCGAAGGGGGCAGCACCCTTACCCAACAGCTCGTTAAAAACATGGTACTCACACGAGAAAAAACGCTAACCAGAAAGCTCAAAGAAGCGATCATTTCCATACGCGTTGAACAAGTCTTAAGCAAAGAAGAAATTTTAGAGCGTTATTTGAACCAAACTTTTTTTGGGCATGGGTATTATGGCGTGAAAACTGCAAGTTTAGGGTATTTTAAAAAACCCCTTGACAAACTCACGCTCAAAGAAATCGCTATGTTAGTCGCCTTGCCAAGGGCCCCGAGTTTTTATGACCCTAACAAAAACCTAGAATTTTCACTCTCTAGGGCCAATGACATTTTAAGGCGGTTGTATTCTTTAGGCTGGATTTCTTCTAATGAGTTAAAATCCGCCCTCAATGAAGTCCCCATCGTGTATAACCAAACTTCCACGCAAAACATCGCCCCTTATGTCGTGGATGAAGTGCTGAAGCAACTAGATCAATTAGACGGGTTGAAAACTAAAGGCTATATTATAAAGCTCACCATAGATTTAGATTACCAACGTTTAGCGTTAGAGTCCTTACGTTTTGGACGCCAAAAAATCTTAGAAAAAATCGCTAAAGAAAAGCCAAAAGCCGATGCATTTAATGAGAGCGAAGACGATTTAAACGCCAGCATGGTGGTTACCGACACGAACACCGGTAAAATTTTAGCCTTAGTGGGGGGGATTGATTATAAAAAAAGCGCTTTCAATCGCGCCACGCAAGCCAAACGGCAATTTGGGAGTGCGATCAAGCCTTTTGTGTATCAAATCGCTTTTGACAACGGCTATTCCACCACTTCCAAAATCCCTGATACTGCGCGAAATTTTGAAAATGGCAATTATAGTAAAAACAGCGAACAAAACCACGCATGGCACCCTAGCAATTATTCTCGCAAATTTTTAGGGCTTGTAACCCTGCAAGAAGCCTTAAGCCATTCGTTAAATCTCGCCACGATCAATTTAAGCGATCAGCTTGGCTTTGAAAAAATTTATCAATCTTTAAGCGATATGGGGTTTAAAAACCTCCCTAGGGACTTGTCTATTGTGTTAGGGAGCTTTGCTATCTCGCCCATTGAAGCGGCTGAAAAATATTCCCTCTTTTCTAATTATGGCACCATGCTTAAGCCTATGTTGATTGAAAGCATCACCGATCAACAAAACGATGTCAAAACTTTCACGCCCATTGAAACCAGAAAAATCACCTCTAAAGAGCAAGCCTTTTTGACCCTTTCAGTGCTGATGAATGCGGTAGAAAATGGCACGGGGCGTTCAGCGCGCATTAAAGGTTTAGAAATCGCTGGCAAAACCGGGACTTCTAATAACAATGTTGATGCTTGGTTTATTGGCTTTACCCCCACCTTACAAAGCGTGATTTGGTTTGGGAGAGACGATAACACGCCTATTAGCAAAGGAGCGACAGGGGGTATTGTGAGTGCACCTGTGTATTCGCATTTCATGCGTAACATTTTAGCGATTGAACCTTCCTTAAAAAGAAAGTTTGATGTCCCTAAAGGCTTGCGTAAAGAAATCGTGGATAAAATCCCCTACTATTCAACCCCCAATTCCATCACACCCACCCCCAAAAAAATAGGCGATAGCGAAGAACGCCTATTATTTTAA
- the tlpD gene encoding chemotaxis chemoreceptor TlpD, with the protein MFGNKQLQLQINQKDSEIAELKKEVNLYQSLLNLCLHEGFVGIKNNKVVFKSGSLASLNNLEEQSMHFKENAESVDLQGVSYSLKSQNIDGVQYYSLAKKTGCVGEYHKSDLFKTFCSSLKEGLENAQESMQYFHQETGLLLNAAKNGEAHSAEGLGTVNKTSQDIESLYDKMQNATSLADSLNQRSNEITQVISLIDDIAEQTNLLALNAAIEAARAGEHGRGFAVVADEVRKLAEKTQKATKEIAVVVKSMQQEANDIQTNTHDINSIVGSIKGDVEELKSTVKNNMIVAQAAKYTIYNINNRVFCGLAKLDHVVFKNNLYGMVFGLNSFDITSHKNCRLGKWYYEGAGKENFSNTSGYRALESHHASVHAEANDLVKAVQEDHITDSKYLEHKVHLMEDSAKHVKENIDKMFYEKQDELNKIIEKIQKGE; encoded by the coding sequence ATGTTTGGGAATAAGCAATTGCAACTCCAAATCAATCAAAAAGATTCTGAGATTGCGGAGTTAAAAAAAGAAGTCAATCTCTATCAAAGCCTTTTGAATCTGTGCTTGCATGAAGGTTTTGTAGGTATTAAAAACAATAAAGTGGTTTTTAAGAGCGGGAGTCTTGCAAGTTTGAACAATTTAGAAGAGCAAAGCATGCATTTTAAAGAAAATGCAGAGAGCGTTGATTTGCAAGGGGTTTCTTATTCTTTAAAGAGCCAAAATATTGATGGCGTGCAGTATTATTCATTGGCTAAAAAAACAGGTTGTGTTGGGGAATACCATAAAAGCGATTTGTTTAAGACTTTTTGCTCGAGCTTAAAAGAGGGATTGGAGAACGCGCAAGAAAGCATGCAATATTTCCATCAAGAAACAGGCTTGTTGCTCAATGCGGCTAAAAATGGCGAAGCGCATTCTGCTGAAGGATTAGGAACTGTTAATAAAACAAGCCAAGACATTGAATCGCTTTATGACAAGATGCAAAACGCCACTTCGCTAGCGGACTCCCTAAACCAACGGAGCAACGAAATCACTCAGGTCATTTCTTTGATTGATGATATTGCAGAGCAAACCAATCTCTTAGCCCTAAACGCCGCTATTGAGGCCGCACGAGCGGGCGAGCATGGGAGAGGGTTTGCGGTGGTGGCTGATGAGGTGAGAAAGCTCGCTGAAAAAACCCAAAAAGCCACTAAAGAAATCGCTGTTGTCGTTAAAAGCATGCAACAAGAAGCGAACGATATTCAAACCAACACCCACGATATTAACTCCATTGTAGGATCTATTAAGGGCGATGTGGAAGAATTGAAATCCACCGTAAAAAACAACATGATTGTCGCGCAAGCCGCAAAATACACCATCTATAACATCAATAACCGAGTGTTTTGCGGTCTAGCTAAACTCGATCATGTGGTCTTTAAAAACAATCTTTATGGCATGGTCTTTGGTCTTAATTCCTTTGATATTACCAGCCATAAGAATTGCCGCTTAGGAAAATGGTATTATGAGGGTGCAGGCAAAGAGAATTTTTCTAACACTTCAGGCTATAGAGCTTTAGAAAGCCACCATGCGAGCGTGCATGCTGAAGCCAATGATTTGGTTAAAGCCGTTCAAGAAGATCACATTACCGATTCAAAATATCTAGAACATAAAGTGCATTTAATGGAAGATAGCGCTAAACATGTTAAAGAAAATATTGATAAGATGTTTTATGAAAAACAAGACGAACTCAATAAAATCATTGAAAAAATTCAAAAAGGCGAATGA